The nucleotide window ACAGGGCTGGGCTCCTTCGTCCTCTACATGTATGTGAATAATCAAAATGAAGATGTGGAGCAGCCCCTGCCTCTGTTGGACTCTGTTCAGATTTACCCCTACAATGGAAGGGGCTCCGAAGATTCCCTCCTCCGATTGAGTATGCTCGTGTTGGAGAATAGCTCGCTTAAGATCCACGGAGGGACGTACGCAAACTTCGCCTCCACGGATAGTGAAAGCTACTCCTACGGCAATCACACGTACGCGGCGTATGACCCCCAGTTTGACGTTGACGCAATGGCGAAGGACTACTTCGTGAGTGACATCGCCACGAGTGGGTTCCGACAGGTTAGTATAGAAGCGTGTAAGGCACACACCACCATGAATGTCTCCAATTTGAAGTGCTTCCAAGTGATGAACCCGGTGCACGTCCCCAGGTACTGCGTGGGCAGCAGGTACTACTTCCGCCAGTTTGCAGTGGAGGACGATGCGGGGAACCAGAACGTTATGAATGTTACGTCAGATAAGTACTACGCCGATTTGAGGAGCTCCTCTCGCAGGGATATGGTCCAGCCCACCATCACTGGCGTTAGGGTTACCAGCAAGCCGGCGAATGATCAGCACGACGGGGAGACCGAAGTGACGGTGCAGTTCGGCGTGTACGACGACCTCTCCGGGGTGTACTACGTGTACATACACCTGAGGGACCCGCACGGGGGCATCCACTCGAGCCACGTGAACAGGACGCTGCTGCCCCAGGGAAAGGACTACAAGCAGGTGACGCACACGATCCTCCTGCCCAAGGGCTCCATGGCGGGCACGTGGATCCTCGACGAGATCAAGGCGGTCGACCTGTGCAAGAACGAGTCCAGGAACGTCTACTCCTACAGCGTCTTCGTGGACAACTCgtgaggggggaggaagaagtgggAATAGCGAAGCGGGGAGAAGGGAGTGGGAAGGGAATTACGAAGCGTTAACTGCGACGTGCGAATTGCGAAGTGGGGTGGTAGCCCACGGGGAGGCTGCTCCGGGACAACTTCGCAATTCCTATCCCGCTTCTCACCGCTGCCCAGCGGGCgactatttttttccacccgcCGAGACGCGCCGGATGCGGCCGCTGCCTCTTTGGCGTTTTTCGTTCACGCTTCTACATTCACGCTTCTAATCggatgcgtttttttttgtttttcctggCGCGACTGCCTGCTGGCAGCTCCGCCCCCGTgtgtatgccttttttttgtgagtgAAACGTTGAGACAACTCCTTtgcgaataaaaaaaattttaaatccTAAGAGGTGTCACATAAGCGGCGGGTGTGGTCCTGGCAGAAGTGCAAACCGGGGTGTGGGGTCCCGCCCGCTTCGTCTTATCTGAgcggctgttttttttttcttttttctttccggTGGGTGCCCGtttggaagagaaaaaagcgCACGATGGATGGATCGCTTGTTCGGACAACCTCGTGAAATGATTTCACTGCTTAACCCCGCAGAGTGTACGTGCGGGGTGTGCACGccggaggggggaaaggggcCATCCGAGCGGGTCGCACAATGTGACCAACACAAACGCGTTCAccttttgcatattttttaaaaaaatttcatcataGAGAAAAGTTGCCGTAGCGAGGAATCGCCGCAACGCAAGGGCGCATTAGCAGGGCGGGAGGGCCCCTCTTAAAAAACGGACAAAAGGagaatcaaaaaaaaacaaaaaaaaacaaaaaaaaacaaataagtAAAACACAACGCAGGGGCGGCCCACTAGTTATTCTTGCACAGCGCCACGGTGAACAACGTTCTGTAGTTGTGAATGCCGATTGCCTGGCCGGACCCATGCACTGAGCAGGCCTTTAAACTCTTGGCGCATTTGCCAAAGGGCACAGTCACATAGGGACTGGAGGTGTGCGTCTCACCATAGAATCCAGTCAATATGGTTCCTTCCGAAGGGCATGTAACGACTAATTCGCCATCATTAAATTGCTGGTACCTGTTAACAGCGGAGTGTAAATCATCCTTGGCGATCATCGAGAGGGCGTTTAGGCCCGTCCATATGGTGGCGTCTACACAGACCAGGTATATGTAGCTCTTGTCATCATGTTCGTTCATGTTTAGGGAGCAGCTTTTCAGGCCTGCgaagtggaaggaaaaaaaaaaaaaaaaaaaaaaaaaaaaaaaaactcatatGTTTGCGTGCGTGCGGTGGTAGGAGCCCCTCTGGAGTGAATAGCCAGCACAGAAATTTAGAAGCTCAGATGCACAGCTCAGAAGCACAGCTGAGATGCGGGTGTGTCCCCCTCGCGGGGCGGGGCTGACCTGGTCGGCAGGGCGTGAAATACGAGTAGAGAGCCGATTGGTGCCTGCCAGAAGAAGTGGCCATTCCGAATCCAAACAGAACGGAATAATCGTTAGGGCACTTCACTGAGTTGTAGGTGGTGCCACTTACGCTGACCACCTGCTCGGTGAAGGGCAAAGCCTGGGGGCCACATTCGATGTAGGTGTAGGACAcatcatatttatttgtgttTCCCTGTTTGGACGTGCAGCTACTCGCGCCGGATTCGCAGATCTCCATTTCGTACGACTGCAGTTTGTTGGTGTGGTCCCAGAAGTTCTGCTTGACGACGAAGCCGAATAGGACCACCATGTTGTGTGGGCACTCCGCGCTTATGGGGGGTGGGCCGGTTTTGGTGACCGTCGTGGAAGCGGTCAGCTGTggtgcaggggggggggaagaaaaaaaggaagaaaaaaaaaggaagttatGTGAATGACGCGTTTGCAGTTTCTCTCTCTCTTATATGCCCACGTGGCAGTCTCTCCCACGAGTGGATCGCCCTCCCTCCCACGAGCGGAGCTCCCCCTCTCGTGCTCCCTTACAATCTTAACGATGTCCTTCTCGTCCTTCTGCATCGTGTcgtggggggagaagccatACAGCCTGGTGTAGTAAATGAGGGCCTTCTCATAGGAGTTCTTCAAATCGTCCGAGTCAAAAATGGTGGAAATTGGAAGCAGCTTTATGTTTATTGGCATTGGGTTGGTGGACACTGTTTTGGACCACtcatataaattttcttccttcgtAACATCCTTGATTGGGTTCCCTCCGATGACAACTAGCTGTTCGCTCATTTCGTAATtgtcttcgttttttttcgagGAATGGTCGGAGCTGACGTTTGTGGACCCTCCTACGCTGGCAAAGCCGAACTGCGCCTTTATCTGCGCCTTCACGCTGACTCCGtccttcttcatttggttCACCGAGGAGTTTTCCACGCGGATGATTTTTGTGATTTTGccacctgcggggggggggggaagtgtgCGAAGTGAGCGAAGTGAGTGAAGTGAGTGAAGTTCACCGAGTGTTCTCAGCATGTGCGTGCGCTCGTATGTGCAGATCGAATGGGGGGagtctttttatttctcgtCTCTCttttgctgccttttttttcgcccctctATCTGGCCGCTACACCGCTGCTCTCCCTCGCTCGAGTACCCAGCTGCGCCTCCATAATGACATGCGTGCCGTACGTCTTGAAGAACCTAATCCACGCGTGCACCGTCTCGCACTCCTCGGACGTCTTCTTCTGCTCGTAGACATCCGACGCGCACTCGCTGTCTGCTTCGAGGCCCGTGAAGTGGGGCGGGAGTCCGTTCACTGCGTTTTTGAAGGCCGTCGTTTGTTCCCTGGAGGGTTAAAGAAGGGGGTTCGCTCATTGGGGCAGCGGCACATACGCTTCTCTGTGCAGCAGCACATACGCTTCTCTGTGAAGCAGCATGTACGCTTATGCGtgcggcatttttttctttctttttgcgGACAGCTTCTCTCCGTGGTGGTCCTCGGTTAGGAGGCCCCCCCGGTTCGCCGACGTGCGCAAGCTTGCTGCACGCATTTTTGCCACTGCTCACCACCGCACGTAGGGAGGCAAGCCAACCGTGTACTTCACGCAGTTGGACTTGACCAGGTACGTCTTGCTGGTCCGCTTGGACGCCTCCTGGAGGAACTTCTTATACCCTGTGGACGCCGAGAAGGCCCCGAAGCCCATGTAGCTGCCCGACACGCTCGCCTCCGCCGTCAGGTTTTTGGTGTAGTCCGAGACGCTGCTGCACTCTTTGATCTGTTAGGGGGGGGGAATGGGGCCAGTGAGGAAGGGCGCATGGATTCGAGGTGGCCATTCTATGTGGTCATTCTATGTGCCGTTTTAGGTATCCATTTTATGTGGCCCTTTTAGGTAGCCCTTTCTGGCAGCGCTCAGCCCGGCTGCCACCACCGGGGGCTCCCCCTTGGCCATTTCCCCAAAACGGAGCAAAGTAGACACCCTGCGAAGGCGGAGAGACGTACCGATTCTGCTCTACTGCAGGCGTTTTCCTTTCGAATCCACCCATTCAAGGGTTGCAAAGTAGCCAAGTCGTTCGCAACTCCTTTGTTGCTGAGCTCCCAGTTCATCAGAATAATCTGCCCCCTATAGCCGGGGTCCGTCAGAGAgtccgcctcccccaggGGGTTTCCAAAGAGAGAGTCATACCCTATGCCTGCAAAGTATAAGCCCGGAAACACGTCCAAATCCTTCTTCATTGCTTTCCTCGTGTTCGATTGCTTCTTCTCTCTCtcatcaccatcatcatcatcgtcaccttcgccatcatcatcatctaGGGAGCTCGGGTCGAGCGATTTGCTTTTTCCTGGGGATTTTTCTTCGgactcttcttcctcatcgcCGAAGCGGTACTTCTTAAAGGTGTTCTCCGTCTGCTGTTTCTTATCTTCTATGAGTTTTTCGTGTCTGCTCAGATTGACCTTCTTTTTGAGCCCTTGGTCTGTCCCTGCGGGGTAGGCAGTTTGGTATGCATAAATGTGTGTACTACATAATGTGTACGCATGTGTAGTTACGCACATCAGCTGTTTCGTGCAGACCCACTTATATTCTCATTTtctcgtttcttttttttcttttttttttaccgctATTATCGGAGTCCTCCTGGGTGGCTAGTTGGTCCTCGGCCTCCCCTTCGTCTGCCCCCTCGTCTTGGTCGGGAAGCTCCAGCTCGTCGTCGTCACTCGTCTCAGAGCCGCCTGCAATTTGGGGTGGAGCGTGTGAATGGGCACACACGCACGTAGATACGTTCATCTGAACATACACTGTGGTCTCGCTCCAGAGAAGGGAGTGAAAAccgaaatgtttttttttttttttttttaattctttctTGCCGCGGGGGCAACTTCGCACAGTGGCGCCGCCTCTCGCGGAGGCGCCTCATCGCAGCCATGTCGTTCCGCTCATCTACTCGGTAGCCCACCCAACGGTGCAGTGTGTCTGCGCGCACATACCTCCCGTAGTGGTAGAcgcatcatcatcgtcgtcgttGTACAGGGCCGCCAACTcgtcatcgtcatcatcTTCAAGTTGCTTCTTCTGACTGAGAAATGaagcctcctttttgctattGCAAGAAATATTGTTGCATAAaatgtttgcattttttcccaagtCCATTAGCTCTCCACTTCTTCTAACGTCCACGTCGCTTCCCCCAAGCCGATCAGAACTGTCACCCTGACTGTAGTTTCTTCGGAGCCCGATGCGGAGGCTCCCTACATAGCCGTACTCGCAGATGGAAAATAGGATGCACCAAATGGCTAACAAGCTGTTTATATTTCttggcttcattttttttttttttttcagttgcACGTGGATGTTAGTTAGCCT belongs to Plasmodium vivax chromosome 3, whole genome shotgun sequence and includes:
- a CDS encoding hypothetical protein, conserved (encoded by transcript PVX_000810A; Apicoplast targeted protein. Curated by Stuart Ralph, Walter and Eliza Hall Institute of Medical Research, Australia.), with the protein product MKPRNINSLLAIWCILFSICEYGYVGSLRIGLRRNYSQGDSSDRLGGSDVDVRRSGELMDLGKNANILCNNISCNSKKEASFLSQKKQLEDDDDDELAALYNDDDDDASTTTGGGSETSDDDELELPDQDEGADEGEAEDQLATQEDSDNSGTDQGLKKKVNLSRHEKLIEDKKQQTENTFKKYRFGDEEEESEEKSPGKSKSLDPSSLDDDDGEGDDDDDGDEREKKQSNTRKAMKKDLDVFPGLYFAGIGYDSLFGNPLGEADSLTDPGYRGQIILMNWELSNKGVANDLATLQPLNGWIRKENACSRAESIKECSSVSDYTKNLTAEASVSGSYMGFGAFSASTGYKKFLQEASKRTSKTYLVKSNCVKYTVGLPPYVRWEQTTAFKNAVNGLPPHFTGLEADSECASDVYEQKKTSEECETVHAWIRFFKTYGTHVIMEAQLGGKITKIIRVENSSVNQMKKDGVSVKAQIKAQFGFASVGGSTNVSSDHSSKKNEDNYEMSEQLVVIGGNPIKDVTKEENLYEWSKTVSTNPMPINIKLLPISTIFDSDDLKNSYEKALIYYTRLYGFSPHDTMQKDEKDIVKILTASTTVTKTGPPPISAECPHNMVVLFGFVVKQNFWDHTNKLQSYEMEICESGASSCTSKQGNTNKYDVSYTYIECGPQALPFTEQVVSVSGTTYNSVKCPNDYSVLFGFGMATSSGRHQSALYSYFTPCRPGLKSCSLNMNEHDDKSYIYLVCVDATIWTGLNALSMIAKDDLHSAVNRYQQFNDGELVVTCPSEGTILTGFYGETHTSSPYVTVPFGKCAKSLKACSVHGSGQAIGIHNYRTLFTVALCKNN